In one window of Phycisphaerales bacterium DNA:
- a CDS encoding class I SAM-dependent methyltransferase yields MSAKSYTSNTQNAPGAIAELVSLARASRLVKQKVAIDAANMIKHCKHAASVYQELTGQPLRGKQCMEIGAGQTLAVATWFAEHNEVTATDLDVYAGGWNPGPYLEVLRTNGPKRLLKTIGRRALGLNRRYMDEVQRQMGVARLPRPKFKQMDATEMSFPDASFDFIYSFNTFEHIPDPRAVVREAVRVLRPGGVFFTNLHLYTSDTGCHDLRIIRGEHDGIPYWPHLRPESAHLVQNPSYLNKISLAEWHQIFAEIGPCKVEYFRDEACRAELLKARQSGSLAEYSDDELMIKNINFTYRKVLAS; encoded by the coding sequence ATGTCCGCCAAGAGCTACACGTCCAACACGCAGAACGCGCCGGGAGCAATCGCTGAGCTCGTCAGCCTCGCCCGCGCCTCCCGTCTGGTTAAGCAGAAGGTGGCGATCGACGCCGCCAACATGATCAAGCACTGCAAGCACGCTGCGAGCGTGTACCAGGAGCTGACCGGTCAGCCTCTCCGCGGCAAGCAGTGCATGGAGATCGGCGCGGGACAGACGCTCGCCGTCGCGACGTGGTTCGCCGAGCACAACGAGGTCACCGCCACCGATCTCGACGTCTACGCCGGCGGGTGGAATCCCGGTCCTTACCTTGAGGTGCTGCGTACCAACGGCCCCAAGCGACTGCTCAAGACCATCGGCCGGCGCGCCCTGGGCCTGAACCGCCGCTACATGGACGAGGTCCAGCGGCAGATGGGCGTGGCCCGGCTCCCCCGTCCGAAGTTCAAGCAGATGGACGCGACGGAGATGTCGTTCCCCGACGCGAGCTTCGACTTCATCTATTCCTTCAACACGTTCGAGCACATCCCCGACCCGCGGGCCGTGGTCCGCGAAGCGGTGCGCGTGCTCCGCCCCGGCGGCGTGTTCTTCACCAACCTCCACCTCTACACCAGCGACACCGGCTGCCACGACCTCCGCATCATCCGCGGCGAGCACGACGGCATCCCCTACTGGCCGCACCTCCGCCCCGAGTCCGCCCACCTCGTGCAGAACCCCTCGTACCTCAACAAGATCTCGCTCGCAGAATGGCACCAGATCTTCGCGGAGATCGGCCCCTGCAAGGTGGAGTACTTCCGTGACGAGGCCTGCCGGGCCGAGCTGCTCAAGGCCCGCCAGTCCGGCTCGCTCGCTGAGTACAGCGACGACGAGTTGATGATCAAGAACATCAACTTCACATATCGGAAGGTGTTGGCTTCGTAG
- a CDS encoding pyridoxal phosphate-dependent aminotransferase, which translates to MPTVTPTPTPTTPPAAPTTGGPSIANRVRTLKPSVTVAFMNRAKAMQREGIDVLSFAAGEPDFDTPHVVKEAAEAALEKGMTKYTPTFGDPETRQAIADKLIRENGIQTSADLIAISPGGKAALYVALHCLFDTPRAGEAPMECLLPVPAWVSYAPIAELAGAKVVELPTSPETDFKITPEQLRRAITPRTRLFIINSPSNPCGTMYSPDEVRALAAVLAEAARTTAPELVVLSDELYEKITYGGIAHCSIGSIPEIAERTLTINGLSKAYAMTGWRIGYLAGVGGFGRKFIAAMQTLQGQITTNITSFTYPAIRAALTRTADDVERMRQAFAGRAAVISRRIAAIPGLKTAMPTGAFYVFPEVSAYFGKTSPKGRRIDSAMSLCEALLEEAHVAFVPGDDFGGCGKDHVRISFACSEEQIEKGMDRFEAFLNSLN; encoded by the coding sequence ATGCCAACCGTCACCCCCACCCCCACGCCCACCACGCCCCCGGCCGCCCCCACTACTGGCGGCCCCTCCATCGCCAACCGGGTGCGGACGCTCAAACCCTCGGTCACGGTCGCGTTTATGAACCGGGCCAAGGCCATGCAGCGCGAGGGGATCGACGTTCTGTCCTTCGCCGCGGGCGAGCCGGACTTTGACACGCCGCACGTGGTGAAGGAGGCGGCGGAGGCGGCCCTCGAGAAGGGGATGACCAAGTACACCCCCACCTTCGGTGACCCTGAGACCCGCCAGGCGATCGCGGACAAGCTCATCCGCGAGAACGGCATCCAGACCTCCGCCGACCTCATCGCGATCTCCCCGGGCGGGAAGGCCGCGCTGTACGTGGCCCTGCACTGCCTCTTCGACACGCCGCGGGCGGGGGAGGCGCCGATGGAGTGCCTGCTGCCAGTGCCCGCCTGGGTGAGCTACGCCCCGATCGCCGAGCTCGCGGGCGCCAAAGTGGTCGAGCTTCCCACCAGCCCCGAGACCGACTTCAAGATCACGCCCGAGCAGCTCCGACGCGCCATCACCCCCCGCACGCGCCTGTTCATTATCAACTCGCCCAGCAACCCCTGTGGGACGATGTACTCGCCGGATGAGGTCCGCGCCCTTGCGGCGGTGCTCGCAGAGGCCGCCCGCACCACCGCGCCCGAGCTCGTCGTGCTGAGCGATGAGTTGTACGAGAAGATCACCTACGGCGGCATCGCGCACTGCTCCATCGGCAGCATCCCCGAGATCGCCGAGCGGACGCTGACCATCAATGGGTTGTCGAAGGCCTACGCGATGACGGGGTGGCGCATCGGCTACCTCGCGGGCGTGGGGGGCTTCGGCAGGAAGTTCATCGCCGCAATGCAGACGCTCCAGGGCCAGATCACCACCAACATCACCAGCTTCACCTACCCGGCGATCCGGGCAGCCCTCACCCGCACCGCCGACGATGTCGAGCGCATGCGCCAGGCGTTCGCCGGGCGGGCCGCGGTCATCTCGCGCCGCATCGCCGCCATCCCCGGCCTCAAGACGGCCATGCCAACCGGGGCCTTCTACGTGTTCCCCGAGGTGTCGGCCTACTTCGGCAAGACCAGCCCCAAGGGCCGCCGCATTGATTCCGCGATGTCGCTGTGCGAAGCCCTCCTCGAAGAGGCCCACGTCGCCTTCGTCCCCGGGGACGACTTCGGCGGCTGCGGCAAGGACCACGTCCGCATCAGCTTCGCGTGCAGCGAAGAGCAGATCGAGAAGGGCATGGACCGGTTTGAGGCGTTCCTGAACTCTTTGAACTAG
- the hutI gene encoding imidazolonepropionase — protein MARILFTHARVLTLAKGPRPRRGKDLGELGVIASADVLVENGVVSHVFAPGAGPTDPGVHVVEAAGRVLMPAFIDCHTHACWTGSRIDEWEQKLAGATYLDILAKGGGIMSTVRAVRGVSQMQLRDQTLAHLHDFILQGTTTVEVKSGYGLSTEHELKMLRATREAAKVWAGTVVQTALLGHAVEPDDPRFVERVISETLPAVVREFPHIPVDVFCEASSWSVDDAAALLKAAMAAGCPVRAHADQFNSLGFVRQCIELGARSVDHLEASTPEDLRALAASRTIGVGLPVCGMHLDGRYPNLKAVVEAGGAVAIATNSNPGSAPTSSMPMAIAAAVRHCGLSAAQAIAAATVNAAAVLGLPDRGVIAHGARADLILLRHKDERALAYELGGNPVDLVVCGGRVFTTKPTPSDM, from the coding sequence GCCTCGGCGCGGGAAGGACCTGGGCGAGCTGGGGGTGATCGCTTCGGCGGACGTGCTGGTCGAGAACGGGGTGGTGTCGCACGTGTTCGCGCCGGGGGCTGGGCCGACGGACCCCGGCGTGCACGTGGTGGAGGCGGCGGGGCGGGTGCTCATGCCCGCGTTCATCGACTGCCACACGCACGCGTGCTGGACGGGCTCACGGATCGATGAGTGGGAGCAGAAGCTCGCGGGTGCGACGTACCTGGACATCCTCGCCAAGGGCGGGGGGATCATGTCGACGGTGCGGGCCGTGCGTGGGGTGTCGCAGATGCAGCTGCGCGACCAGACGCTGGCGCACCTGCACGACTTCATCCTGCAGGGCACAACGACTGTCGAAGTCAAGAGCGGTTATGGCCTGTCCACCGAGCACGAGCTGAAGATGCTGCGGGCCACGCGCGAGGCCGCCAAGGTGTGGGCGGGGACGGTCGTGCAGACGGCGCTGCTGGGGCATGCGGTGGAGCCGGACGACCCGCGGTTCGTCGAGCGGGTGATCAGCGAAACGTTGCCGGCCGTTGTGCGGGAGTTCCCGCACATCCCGGTGGATGTGTTCTGCGAGGCGTCGTCCTGGTCCGTTGATGACGCCGCGGCGCTGCTGAAGGCGGCCATGGCGGCGGGGTGCCCGGTGCGGGCGCACGCGGACCAGTTCAACTCGCTGGGCTTCGTGCGGCAGTGCATCGAGCTGGGGGCGCGGAGCGTGGACCACCTGGAGGCCTCGACGCCCGAGGACCTGCGGGCGCTCGCGGCCTCGCGCACGATCGGCGTGGGGCTGCCGGTGTGCGGAATGCATCTGGACGGGCGCTACCCGAACCTCAAGGCGGTCGTCGAGGCTGGAGGGGCTGTGGCCATCGCGACCAACAGCAACCCGGGCTCGGCGCCGACGAGCTCGATGCCGATGGCAATCGCGGCGGCGGTGCGGCACTGCGGGCTGAGCGCGGCGCAGGCGATTGCGGCGGCGACGGTGAACGCGGCGGCCGTGCTGGGGCTGCCGGACCGCGGAGTGATCGCGCACGGAGCGCGGGCGGACCTGATCCTGCTGCGGCACAAGGACGAGCGGGCGCTGGCCTATGAGCTGGGCGGGAACCCGGTGGACCTGGTGGTCTGCGGCGGGCGGGTCTTCACTACGAAGCCAACACCTTCCGATATGTGA
- the rpsO gene encoding 30S ribosomal protein S15: protein MALLAEERKSIASKHRRHDTDSGSPEVQVAMLTAKIAAVADHLKGNDKDHHSRRGLLLMVGKRNRLLKYLARTNPAGYQGLITKLGLRK, encoded by the coding sequence ATGGCCCTCCTCGCTGAAGAACGCAAGTCGATCGCCTCCAAGCACCGCCGCCACGACACCGACTCCGGCTCGCCCGAAGTCCAGGTCGCCATGCTGACGGCGAAGATCGCCGCGGTTGCCGACCACCTCAAGGGCAACGACAAGGACCACCACAGCCGGCGCGGCCTGCTCCTGATGGTGGGCAAGCGCAACCGGCTGCTGAAGTACCTCGCCCGCACGAATCCGGCGGGGTACCAGGGGCTGATCACCAAGCTGGGCCTCCGCAAGTAA
- the pnp gene encoding polyribonucleotide nucleotidyltransferase produces MAQLAPLQTPIRVEREIGGRTLILETGSVGKLANACVMATYGGTSVLAAVVRSSPREGIDFFPLTVDYREKTSAAGKFPGGFRKREGAPNEKEILTMRMIDRPMRPLFPDGFLDEVQVQVFVMSHDGENDSDVLAGTAASAALAISDIPFEGPTATVRVGRIHTDDGPRYVINPTVSQMDFSDMDVVVAGHKDGLNMIEVGAAEVDEKGVLGALDFGYTYIKDVLELISQLHSKAGKPKVQGELHLPSPEITEKVRSLVEGPLTQARQIKKKHERGDAVDKLRKEMLDTHFPLAMGTTYEAYATSLKARNMAKEAFKRLEEKITRRLIVKDRIRADGRGPTEIRPIGGAVGIFARTHGSALFQRGETQSLVSVTLGTAKDEQIIDGLIAEYSKKFTLHYNFPPFSTGEVKRITGPGRREIGHGALAERSLMAILPSPEEFPYTIRVVSDITESNGSSSMASVCGGCLALMDAGVPIRATCAGISVGRFADDNDQNEIFVTDIIGEEDFFGDMDFKVSGTREGITGIQLDLKTRGLVLSQIERIFEQAKKGRLDIIETMEQIIAAPRTTISPLAPRLITIHIDPEKIGKLIGPGGKMIRGLQDKYGVTIDVEDDGTVQLAGLNAETIEGARAEIEALCEEIKVGTVYTGKVVSMKDFGAFIELAPGTDGMCHISELAEGYVKSVSEVVKLGDVVKVKVINVDDQGRIKLSRKAVIVEENRSKQQPQPQV; encoded by the coding sequence ATGGCACAACTCGCTCCCCTCCAGACCCCCATCCGCGTCGAGCGTGAGATCGGCGGCCGCACGCTGATCCTCGAGACCGGCTCGGTTGGCAAACTCGCCAACGCGTGCGTGATGGCGACCTACGGCGGCACCTCGGTGCTCGCCGCGGTGGTCCGCAGCAGCCCGCGCGAGGGCATCGACTTCTTCCCCCTCACCGTTGATTACCGCGAGAAGACCTCGGCGGCGGGCAAGTTCCCCGGCGGCTTCCGCAAGCGTGAGGGCGCGCCCAACGAGAAGGAAATCCTGACGATGCGGATGATCGACCGCCCGATGCGGCCGCTCTTCCCCGACGGGTTCCTCGATGAGGTGCAGGTCCAGGTTTTCGTGATGAGCCACGACGGCGAGAACGACAGCGACGTGCTCGCGGGCACCGCCGCGTCCGCCGCGCTTGCCATCTCCGACATCCCCTTCGAAGGCCCGACCGCCACCGTGCGCGTTGGCCGCATCCACACCGACGACGGCCCCCGGTACGTGATCAACCCCACCGTGTCGCAGATGGACTTCAGCGACATGGACGTGGTAGTCGCCGGCCACAAGGACGGCCTCAACATGATCGAGGTCGGGGCCGCGGAGGTTGATGAGAAGGGCGTGCTCGGCGCGCTCGACTTCGGCTACACGTACATCAAGGACGTGCTCGAGCTCATCAGCCAGCTCCACAGCAAGGCCGGCAAGCCCAAGGTGCAGGGCGAGCTCCACCTGCCCAGCCCCGAGATCACCGAGAAGGTGCGCAGCCTGGTCGAGGGCCCGCTGACGCAGGCCCGCCAGATCAAGAAGAAGCACGAGCGCGGCGACGCGGTGGACAAGCTCCGCAAGGAGATGCTCGACACCCACTTCCCGCTCGCGATGGGCACGACCTACGAGGCCTACGCAACCTCCCTCAAGGCTCGCAACATGGCCAAGGAGGCCTTCAAGCGGCTGGAGGAGAAGATCACCCGCCGCCTGATCGTCAAGGACCGCATCCGCGCCGACGGGCGCGGCCCCACCGAGATCCGCCCCATCGGCGGCGCGGTGGGCATCTTCGCCCGCACGCACGGCTCGGCCCTGTTCCAGCGCGGCGAGACGCAGAGCCTCGTGAGCGTCACCCTCGGCACCGCCAAAGACGAGCAGATCATCGACGGCCTCATCGCCGAGTACAGCAAGAAGTTCACCCTGCACTACAACTTCCCGCCCTTCTCTACGGGCGAGGTGAAGCGCATCACCGGGCCCGGACGGCGCGAGATCGGCCACGGCGCTCTCGCCGAGCGCAGCCTGATGGCCATCCTGCCCAGCCCGGAGGAGTTCCCCTACACGATCCGCGTGGTCAGCGACATCACCGAGTCCAACGGCTCGTCGTCGATGGCCAGCGTGTGCGGCGGCTGCCTGGCCCTGATGGACGCGGGCGTGCCGATCCGGGCGACGTGCGCCGGCATCTCCGTCGGCCGCTTCGCCGATGACAACGACCAGAACGAGATCTTCGTCACCGACATCATCGGCGAGGAGGACTTCTTCGGCGACATGGACTTCAAGGTGTCGGGCACCCGTGAGGGCATCACTGGCATCCAGCTGGACCTCAAGACCCGCGGCCTCGTGCTGTCGCAGATCGAGCGCATCTTTGAGCAGGCCAAGAAGGGCCGCTTGGACATCATCGAGACGATGGAGCAGATCATCGCCGCCCCGCGCACGACGATCAGCCCCCTCGCACCGCGCCTCATCACCATCCACATCGACCCCGAGAAGATCGGCAAGCTCATCGGGCCGGGCGGCAAGATGATCCGCGGCCTGCAGGACAAGTACGGCGTCACCATCGACGTCGAGGACGATGGCACCGTCCAGCTAGCGGGTCTCAATGCCGAGACGATTGAGGGCGCCCGCGCCGAGATCGAGGCGCTCTGCGAAGAGATCAAGGTCGGCACGGTCTACACCGGCAAGGTGGTGAGCATGAAGGACTTCGGCGCCTTCATCGAGCTCGCCCCCGGCACCGACGGCATGTGCCACATCTCCGAGCTGGCCGAGGGTTACGTGAAGAGCGTGAGCGAGGTCGTCAAGCTGGGCGACGTGGTGAAGGTGAAGGTCATCAACGTGGACGACCAGGGCCGCATCAAGCTGAGCCGCAAGGCCGTGATTGTGGAAGAAAACCGGTCCAAGCAGCAGCCCCAGCCCCAGGTCTGA